In Dermacentor variabilis isolate Ectoservices chromosome 11, ASM5094787v1, whole genome shotgun sequence, one genomic interval encodes:
- the LOC142564696 gene encoding uncharacterized protein LOC142564696 has protein sequence MTLASSPSPAGFSTATERERAQAMSSYRMIRSTSSAHHHNHQHCKASEVLRFARRTPYHQPAISSGYSQAVARRNERERNRVRLVNMGFAALRQHVPNFTQNKKMSKVDTLRSAVDYIKALQELLERGASQQRHGGSERDTEDDDADETSYEGNHEQRQRHVVTSFEDTEGYYDFSHVGEDNAPSPADVPPSTVSESSASALDCYGADDAELMDFCQPWLV, from the coding sequence ATGACGCTAGCGAGTTCGCCTTCACCAGCCGGTTTCTCCACCGCGACAGAACGAGAACGAGCGCAGGCCATGAGTTCGTACAGGATGATACGAAGCACATCGTCGGctcaccaccacaaccaccagcACTGCAAGGCGAGCGAGGTGCTGCGATTCGCGAGGAGGACGCCCTACCACCAGCCGGCCATCTCTTCCGGCTACTCCCAGGCCGTGGCCCGAAGGAACGAACGCGAGCGAAACCGCGTTCGACTCGTCAACATGGGTTTCGCGGCCCTCAGGCAGCACGTGCCCAACTTCACGCAGAACAAGAAGATGAGTAAAGTGGACACGCTGCGCTCGGCGGTGGACTACATCAAGGCGCTCCAGGAGCTCCTGGAGCGAGGTGCCAGCCAACAGAGGCACGGTGGTTCCGAGAGGGACACTGAAGACGACGACGCCGATGAGACTTCGTACGAAGGAAACCATGAGCAACGGCAACGGCACGTGGTCACTTCTTTCGAAGACACAGAAGGCTACTACGACTTCTCGCACGTCGGAGAAGACAATGCTCCATCGCCCGCGGACGTGCCACCCTCGACCGTGTCCGAGTCTTCGGCGAGTGCCTTGGACTGCTACGGTGCGGACGATGCGGAGCTCATGGACTTCTGCCAGCCGTGGCTCGTGTAA